Within the Anoplopoma fimbria isolate UVic2021 breed Golden Eagle Sablefish chromosome 21, Afim_UVic_2022, whole genome shotgun sequence genome, the region TTATTCAAGGAGGGATTGATTTATTACAGAGGAACTGAGATTTAAAAAAGTAGCTgaccaacatttaaataaagtttgtgaCATCTTAAGAAGGAAcagattatttaaagtcaatCTGCTCCACTTTGATGTTTAAGTTAAGgccttctgtttctgtctgctggtatatatatacactatgtcacacacacacacacacacacacacacacacacacacacacacacacacacacacacacacacacacacacacacatggtcctCAGCTATTCATAGTGTACTAATGTGTGCGTTTGGGTCTGGATTGGGGCCGTTTCCTCCCTCTGGTGTTCTGGGTGGGCGGGCGCTGAGGGGATGAGGTGTTTTTATATAACAGCCTGATCCTATTGagggcagagtgtgtgtgtgtgtgtgtgtgtgtgtgtgtgtgtgtgtgtgtgtgtgtgtgtgtgtgtgtgtgtgtgtgtgtgtgtgtgtgtgtgtgtgtgtgtgtgtgtgtgtgtgtgtgtgtgtgtgtgtgtttgctaatTGCAGAGCAGGGATCGCCACCCGCCATGGGAGGTCGGGGGCCTTCCGGTAGCCTTTATGCTACATGCTAACCAGCCCATGTTTGCAACAACACTGTAAATAACTGCTTAGTTGCTGAGAGTTAAGTGGAAAAGATGGATGCCACTTTAAGCTTGAGACAGGAGGCAATTAGTGAAACAGCTAGTCTGAAGTCAGCCTACCAGCACCTTtaaactcactaattaacacgttATATCTCGTTAATGTAAACCGTACAGAAACCAGGATGTAAAGACGATAACTTGTagttttagagaaagaaaaacttcTATGAAAAGCTCCTGGATCTGCATGAAACTCTCCCAGTGAAACTGCCAGCACATAATGTTCAGAACTGCATTAGAAAAtgatctgtttctttttataaaaaggtTAAAGGTACAAGAACTTCAGATGTGAGGCTAACTACGACCCCCATGATGCACTGCAGCAACAAACATCCAGTCAGCAAGATTAAAATTCTGACGGGAAACAACTTTCTTGTCGCAACATATTTGCTCCTTAAAAATGACGTTACCAcggcaacaaaactgcattctAGAGAACATTTTGATGGAAGCGTATTTTCTCCTGCAGGTTTCAAAAAGTTTtaaacacgtggttaacgttggaaattgaaaacaaacaaaactactgttattaaaagtattacttgaacagcggtctcctgggtgagcTTCCTGTGTTTGACTGACTACAACGGACTATCACTGGAAAACAATACGTCAAAAACAATCGTGATCcggaacaaaaaacattatttttaggaGAAAGGGCTGCAGCGTGAACGCAAATATAAGGACATCTTAAATATAGTTACTGCCAAAAGTTTAAATAACGTTTTAAACAAGTTGTATGGACTCAGAAGAGGCCACATGACATATCTTAATGTTGTTTAGATCATTTACAGGATGAGAAggatgataaaaacatatttctgctgcatagaattatgatttttttctaatctTTTGTTTTCTAGTGAATTACTGGATAACTTTACCTCTTCAGTACTCTAAAAAATAACTAAGAGATGTCTCCCCGCAATGATAAAACATCACTAAATCTTCTTTATTGcaacatttatttctctttatttaattaaagggACAGAGATAACTTTATCTGAGAAAACAATGGACTTGTTGGAAgatactgtttgtgttttattaaactaaaatgtaaaatactccAGTCAGTGGGGATTAATTGgtgagaaaacaaacaccaaccCGTCTtcagcctgtttttttatttacagtatgtcGGCTAAAGACACTCTAAATAGGCTAAAGAGACTCCCAGTTTAATCCTCACATGGAGCTAAAGACGTCCTAACGTCACTGACCAGACAGAGAATTGACCCCAGCAGCGTTTACAGTCAGCGGATGAGAAGTGTGGAGAGGTGAACTGGGTCAGAGGTTTAAAAACAAGTCAGCAAAcatcagataaagaaaaaggactCAAGAGTCTGACTGCTGTTGTAATGTTGTCACAGATAGAAGCAGATATCTGCTGATCGATGAATAGATTTACAGATTATTGaagttttgtcttgtttgtgcttcagtgacctttgacctttgtggTACCTTCCACTTTCTTTTagttcatctttttcttcttttattttaatttaatactgTTTTATATCTATTTCTTGAGTCTTGAGGACAGACATCtaatattttctatatatatttagtcTCGTTCTGactcataaatgtatttttcccgTGTGGTGCGTCCAGGCCAGGAGGAGAGCGGCGAGGGCGAGTCCTGCGACAACTTCACGGACCTGAACCTGTCTCACTGCTTCATGGGAACCAGCCTGTACGTCCGTCTGCTGCTCTACACCCGCTCCAACCTGGGCTGCGGCCGCGAGCTCGACCACCACCGCCCGTCCTCCCAGCCGCTCTTCAACACCTCCCGCCCCACCGCCTTCGTGGTCCACGGCTACCGGCCCACCGGGGCGCCCCCCATCTGGATAGACCACCTGGTCCGCCTGCTGACGGAGCAGCAGGACATGAACGTCATCGTGGTGGACTGGAACAAAGGGGCGGCAAACCTCAACTACTTCACCGCCGTCAGCTACACCCGGGAGGCGGCGCACAACCTGACCAGCTTCATCGTGACCATGCAGGTACGAGGGACGCCGGCACCGACCCTTCAGCCTCTTTTAGCTCCTGGTTTTGGTTTTTCAGCACATTGTTAGACAGTTAGAAACAAGCTGATGGACATAATGGAGCTTTtaacagctaaagagacagataagtcactcaggaggtggtggagaccaaaaacggagctaaaaaGAGAGGGAATATTGCACTTcataaagttaaaatatgtcAGTTTTGATGTTTGTCAGGTTGTTATTCTGCTCGCAAGAGgccaatttatttttactgcagattcaaagaaatatatcaacaaacttgaacataaaacaagcagaatattttattttttctgacattgtgTGGTCCCGGGGAGGCCAAAGATCACAGGGAGTGCTGTAAAGTTGtcaatattacatttgaaaGATGTATAGCTAAAATCTAACAAAAGAAATACACTTACTGGATAATTTATACAAAAGTCTGTctataaaactatttaaaaagatacatttcaaTTGTCCTTAGACAAAAAAAGTTGCACACATTCTGTTTAAACCTGGAATTGAATCAAGAACATCATTGAACAGAGGTGGCTGTTTATACAGTCTATAAATAGGCTATTTTCATGAGTCTAAGTTCCCACAATGAGCCTCTCCATCCTGACAATTTTCCaaatttcttatttatttagttgtgttaaataaaaaatcgaTTTCTATAAGAGAATCCAGGCTCTCCAAAATCCTTACTACCTCATTTTAGTGgcttaaacatttaaagagacaaCATGTTTCGACCCCTGgatcttttttaatgattttgttACTATAATAAAggcttttttatattttcctcgTTGCATTCCTGTTTAtccaaatgtttttctctgttttctaaGAGCATCCAACATGTTTTGatctacatttctttttctctcctatATATTTCGTAACTGTATttcccaaaaaaaacatcttaatgaTATTTTATAACCTTCTGTACACAGCCAGGAGTGAAAAGTTGCTGAATTTAAGTATATAATCTTAAAAAAGATGGACTCAAAGCCTGCAAGTTTCTATATCATCACAGTTTTTATTCTGTCTATTGTTTAAAACGGTACAGATTTCATATCCATGCatgaaataaaccaaaatatctTCCTTAAATGTGACGGACTCTCTTAACGTCTTTGTGTCTGCAGGAGGAAGGAGCCTGTCTGAGCTCGGTCCACCTCATCGGGGTCAGTCTGGGAGCTCACCTGGCTGGGTTCGTGGGAGCGAACCTGAAGGGGAAGATCGGACGGATCAcaggtaaataaaacaaagaattctttattatatgtattcagaataaacaaataaacaaaatgcaaaagtaaaaagcataattaaaaatagaaaatgtgaaaatttaCAATAacatatgataaacaaacaaattaagagaTTTAAATTCACTGATAAATGGAgaaaacagaaaccagagatggaagactgtttttaaaacatttcttgaaGGCAGAAAAAACATCAGAGCAGCAAAActtaatatattaaatgaaaagttgCAAATAAATTCTGctaaaatcataaataaaacatgttactgaacatataaatgtttttattttcagtaaacgttaacaaagacagacacattttatatagaaacatatttaaatcagtGAGTCCGTGTTTGTAGACATAGTTTAAGGTTTTAATAACCCTGAGTTGATCCTCCGTCCTCGTCCCCTCCAGGTCTGGACCCGGCAGGCCCGATGTTCACCAGCGCCGGACCAGAGGAGAGGCTGGACCCGTCAGACGCCATGTTTGTGGACGTtctgcacacagacatgaaCTGTGAGTTCAGTTTAAccactttatttattgtcatatttaaCGTTTTGAACTCTTAAACACACCATCATCATGTAGggaattaaatacatttcaaatattgGATATGTAACTTCATCAAGTTATAAACCAAAACATTGTCTTTTATCTGAGATTCTATTCTGTGTTCAAAGTGACAGAAACACTTTATCATTTAAtcgttttcataaaaacaatttattcCTTATAATGCTTccaaatgcaaaatgttttgttactgtTTTGAAACTAAACAGCTcaaatttggggatttttttaagGGACACTTCAACTAAATGAGTGAAGCTGTAGTCCATCTGACAGACCTTTATCAGCTGGTGATTtagttgttttcatttattaaaaaaaagcacataatcaaaataaaatggctATGGTTCATTTAGCCAAGTTATTTTATTAAGACTAAAACCTCAGAGGCACAAACATGGTAAAAACGAATTTTCtccttattttttaaatttgaaattaagtgtatatatatataaaaaagtaatattatatattatataattattatatatataataatattattatatatatatattattatataatataattataattatataattattattatattattatatataatattagtattatatataatagtattatatataataatattatcattatatatattattattatatatattattatatataataatattatattatatataatagtatttatataattataattatataattatattatatattattatattatattatatattatattagtattatatataatagtattatatataataatattatattatattatatatatatatatattattattatatataataatataattgtatAGAATAAGaactaaatatttgtttcactGACACATATTCCAACATGTAACCTGAGATGAAGATTcatattttctgtctctcatgtTGCAGCATTCGGTCTGAGAGGAGCTCACGGTCACATCGACTTCTACGCCAACGGAGGAGCCGACCAACCGGGGTGTCCCAAGACCATCTTTGcaggtcaacacacacacacacccacccacacacacacacacacacacacacacacacacacacacacacactcataaatcCACACTGACTCATTGTACTGTGTTCTCCTCCTCAGGTAAATCCTACTTCGTGTGTGACCACCAGCGCTCCGTGTTCTTGTTCCTGTGCGCTCTGAACCGGACCTGCAGCCTCACCGGGTATCCCTGCTCCTCCTACAGCGACTTCCTGGAGGGCCGCTGTCTGCAGTGTGAGGCCTTCAGACCGGCCTCCTGCCCCGTGCTGGGTAGGTTC harbors:
- the lipib gene encoding lipase member H, producing the protein MLPCRLLGLLGLLALCKGQEESGEGESCDNFTDLNLSHCFMGTSLYVRLLLYTRSNLGCGRELDHHRPSSQPLFNTSRPTAFVVHGYRPTGAPPIWIDHLVRLLTEQQDMNVIVVDWNKGAANLNYFTAVSYTREAAHNLTSFIVTMQEEGACLSSVHLIGVSLGAHLAGFVGANLKGKIGRITGLDPAGPMFTSAGPEERLDPSDAMFVDVLHTDMNSFGLRGAHGHIDFYANGGADQPGCPKTIFAGKSYFVCDHQRSVFLFLCALNRTCSLTGYPCSSYSDFLEGRCLQCEAFRPASCPVLGYDVSQWRETLLQLGQTKVFFSTTATLPYRKLNYRVDMVTWNQYLRWGVVYIRLHSGRNFTEVRIDQKLLRFEQYTSTRLLAQFDEDLNPVQKISMRINTGNVIGPRYKIRLLRIRFTPLDRPQRPLMCRYDIIMEENMEVAFRPLPCNSHL